One Helianthus annuus cultivar XRQ/B chromosome 7, HanXRQr2.0-SUNRISE, whole genome shotgun sequence genomic region harbors:
- the LOC118480410 gene encoding cationic amino acid transporter 2, vacuolar-like: MGFVAESNQGANGGAKLGFKSLVRRKRVDSIHSRSSDSGHHQLAKELSILHLIAIGVGSTIGAGVYILVGTVAREHSGPALAFSFLIAGIAAALSAFCYAELASRCPSAGSAYHYSYICVGEGLAWIIGWALILEYTIGGSAVARGISPNLALLFGGPDSLPSFLARYTVPALGIVVDPCAAILVFVVTALLCVGIKESTFVQSVVTIANIFAMIFVILAGGYLGFKSGWTGYKLSSGYFPYGVDGMLAGASTVFFSYIGFDSVASTAEEVKNPQRDLPLGIGAALSICCMLYMLVSAVIVGLVPYYAMDPDTPISSAFASHGIQWAAYIITIGAVTALCSTLMGSLLPQPRILMAMARDGLLPSFFSEVNPRTQVPVKSTILTGLIAATLAFSMDVEQLAGMVSVGTLLAFTMVAISVLILRYVPPDEVPLPPSFQEAIDSVSLRYSNIISTHETDVEVSTGQSGVSGEKNTPKGEISANYPLIAKVAAQAIFSEKKRRKIAGWMIMLNCVGALILTYSASNIGLPSYFRLTLCGIGGLLLLFSLAVLTSIEQDDARHNFGHTGGFICPWVPLLPILSILINTYLLLNLGADTWMRVSVWLVIGVFVYVFYGRTHSSLQHAVYVPASHVDEIYQSSAESLPSE; the protein is encoded by the exons ATGGGTTTTGTTGCTGAGTCGAATCAGGGGGCTAATGGGGGTGCTAAATTGGGGTTCAAGAGTTTGGTGAGGAGAAAAAGGGTTGATTCTATTCATTCTAGATCCTCTGATTCAGGGCATCATCAATTGGCTAAAGAATTATCCATTTTACATCTCATTGCCATAG GTGTCGGTTCAACAATCGGAGCTGGTGTTTACATTCTCGTGGGTACGGTTGCGCGAGAGCATTCGGGTCCCGCTCTAGCCTTTTCTTTCCTAATCGCTGGAATAGCAGCTGCTCTATCCGCCTTTTGTTATGCTGAGTTGGCGAGTCGTTGCCCTTCGGCTGGAAGTGCGTATCATTATTCTTACATCTGTGTCGGAGAAGG tcTTGCTTGGATAATCGGTTGGGCTTTGATTTTGGAATATACAATCGGCGGATCTGCAGTCGCGCGTGGTATTTCTCCTAATCTG gcATTGCTTTTTGGGGGCCCGGATAGTCTTCCGTCTTTTCTGGCCCGATATACTGTTCCTGCACTTGGTATCGTGGTCGACCCGTGTGCAGCCATTTTGGTGTTTGTTGTTACCGCGCTATTATGTGTGGGAATCAAGGAG AGCACTTTTGTGCAATCGGTTGTGACAATCGCAAACATTTTCGCCATGATTTTTGTGATTTTAGCCGGTGGATATCTAGGATTCAAGAGCGGATGGACTGGCTATAAACTTTCTTCAGG ATACTTCCCGTATGGAGTAGACGGGATGCTTGCAGGCGCTTCTACAGTCTTCTTTTCATACATAGGGTTTGATTCAGTTGCCAGTACAGCAGAAGAG GTGAAAAATCCTCAAAGGGATTTACCTCTTGGAATTGGGGCGGCATTATCTATTTGCTGCATGTTATACATGTTAGTCTCCGCGGTTATTGTTGGTTTAGTACCTTATTACGCAATGGATCCCGACACCCCTATTTCTTCTGCATTTGCTAGCCATGGTATTCAATGGGCCGC GTATATTATAACTATAGGTGCGGTAACCGCTCTCTGCTCGACATTGATGGGTTCACTTTTGCCTCAG CCACGGATCTTGATGGCTATGGCTCGAGACGGTTTGCTCCCGTCGTTTTTTTCAGAAGTAAATCCACGCACCCAAGTTCCCGTCAAGAGCACAATTCTGACCGGTTTGATTGCCGCCACCCTGGCATTTTCCATGGATGTCGAGCAGTTGGCAGGGATG GTTAGTGTAGGTACACTTCTTGCATTCACAATGGTGGCGATTTCGGTTCTGATACTTCGATACGTCCCACCAGACGAGGTCCCACTTCCGCCCTCGTTTCAAGAGGCCATAGATTCAGTTTCTTTGCGCTATAGCAATATTATTAGTACTCACGAAACCGACGTTGAGGTCAGCACGGGTCAAAGCGGTGTTTCCGGGGAGAAAAATACACCAAAAGGAGAGATTTCGGCGAACTATCCTCTAATTGCGAAAGTAGCAGCTCAAG CTATATTTAGTGAAAAGAAGAGAAGAAAAATTGCAGGGTGGATGATAATGCTTAATTGTGTTGGAGCGTTGATTCTTACGTATTCGGCCTCGAATATTGGTCTTCCTAG TTATTTTCGGTTGACTTTATGTGGAATTGGTGGACTTCTGTTATTATTCAGTCTAGCCGTGCTCACTTCTATAGAGCAGGATGATGCCAGACACAACTTTGGGCACACAGGCG GTTTCATATGCCCGTGGGTTCCTCTCCTGCCTATCCTTTCTATTCTCATCAATACGTATTTGCTGCTAAATCTTGG GGCGGATACATGGATGCGAGTATCGGTATGGCTGGTGATTGGAGTATTTGTATATGTATTCTACGGGCGGACCCACAGTTCGTTGCAACATGCAGTTTATGTGCCTGCATCACATGTAGATGAAATATATCAAAGCAGTGCAGAATCATTGCCTTCTGAATAG
- the LOC110868504 gene encoding uncharacterized protein LOC110868504, which produces MDPSFLSYAAYLSGAPPFVPPTFGYGQAGGSQPSQPEAEPDVEVVPETQPEPVQETSKRGKRSHKKKDKDAPRRTKNIIKWTKEEEYALTRAYVDISEDEETANFQTGPVF; this is translated from the exons atggaccctAGCTTTTTAAGTTACGCGGCTTACTTAAGTGGCGCCCCTCCGTTTGTTCCTCCAACTttcggctatggtcaagccggcgggtctcaaccgtcacaacccgaagccgaacccgatgtggaagtcgtaccggagacgcaacccgaaccggtgcaagaaacatcgaaacgcggcaaaaggtcgcataagaagaaggatAAGGACGCACCGAGgcgtacaaaaaatataatcaaatgGACGAAGGAAGAGGAATACGCGTTGACTCGGGCGTATGTCGACATTTCGGAGGACGAAGAGACGG caaactttcaaacgggtCCGGTTTTTTGA